One Pieris napi chromosome 24, ilPieNapi1.2, whole genome shotgun sequence DNA window includes the following coding sequences:
- the LOC125061699 gene encoding protein canopy homolog 4 → MIVLKSFTCFLFILNVMGSHDVEVKSEEDLGVKYANRCEVCKILATELQSRLEETGKVHDVIEIGYSLDDVKPKKRTKYEKSELRLIESLDGVCEKILDYNIHKERDDSTRFAKGMSQTFKTLHGLVDKGVKVDLGIPLELWDKPSAEITHMKTQCESLLEENEEVIEDWYWKQQGNVDLKIHLCTKHALRNTDDSCLFEELKQKGDSAKAKTEL, encoded by the coding sequence ATGATTGTTCTAAAATCTTTTAcctgttttctatttatattgaatGTGATGGGCAGCCATGACGTTGAAGTAAAATCCGAAGAAGACTTAGGGGTCAAGTACGCTAATAGATGCGAAGTATGCAAAATATTAGCAACAGAATTGCAAAGCCGGCTAGAAGAAACCGGCAAAGTGCACGACGTAATTGAAATTGGATATTCTCTAGATGACGTTAAGCCAAAGAAGAGGACAAAGTATGAAAAGTCTGAACTTCGGCTAATTGAGTCATTGGATGGTGTTTGTGAAAAAATCCTCGACTATAATATTCATAAGGAGCGAGATGATAGTACGAGATTTGCGAAAGGTATGAgtcaaacttttaaaactttacatgGCCTTGTTGATAAAGGTGTAAAAGTTGATTTGGGAATACCTTTAGAGTTATGGGACAAACCGTCAGCAGAAATAACTCATATGAAAACTCAATGTGAAAGTCTTTTAGAAGAGAATGAGGAAGTAATTGAAGACTGGTATTGGAAGCAACAAGGGAATGTTGATTTAAAAATCCACTTGTGTACAAAACATGCATTGAGAAACACAGATGATTCCTGTTTGTTCGAAGAGCTTAAACAGAAAGGAGACAGTGCTAAAGCTAAGACAGAATTGTGA
- the LOC125061701 gene encoding choline-phosphate cytidylyltransferase B-like isoform X2, which yields MSLTMTTTLRNGHCNGKLETNISCKKNGTVTDFKSALCTSAPYSTDPAAVAERERCRYGRIPRSSALAGTAQRRVRVYADGIYDMFHQGHALQLQQAKTVFPNVYLIVGVCSDALTHSRKGRTVMTEDERYEAVRHCRYVDEVVRDAPWEYEEEFLEKHKIDFVAHDDIPYTSGDSEDVYAMVKSKDMFVATQRTEGVSTSDIVARIVRDYDMYVRRNLARGYSAKELNVSFLNEKKFRLQNKMDELKDRGKKVITNIGEKRVDILSKWEEKSRELIDAFLLLFGPDGRLSNIWNESKGRLMQALSQPPSPQASENGDPHENRSSESPPPMKARRCDNLWDPHADASSSDGGGEPEEASQRQLTDDGSDDDDYQDPSPYLT from the exons GCCCTCTGCACATCAGCGCCGTACAGCACAGACCCAGCCGCAGTAGCGGAGCGCGAGAGATGTCGTTATGGCCGCATCCCACGGTCGAGTGCACTCGCTGGCACAGCACAACGGAGGGTTCGCGTATACGCGGACGGCATATACGACATGTTCCACCAAGGACACGCGCTACAGTTGCAGCAAGCGAAGACAGTTTTTCCCAATGTATATCTCATCGTTGGCG TGTGCAGTGATGCGCTAACGCACAGTCGAAAAGGCCGGACTGTTATGACAGAAGATGAGAGATACGAAGCAGTTCGGCATTGCAGATATGTTGATGAG gtgGTACGCGACGCACCATGGGAGTATGAAGAAGAGTTTTTAGAGAAACACAAAATAGATTTCGTGGCACACGACGATATACCATACACCTCCGGTGACTCTGAAGATGTCTACGCGATGGTCAAGTCCAAAGACATGTTCGTCGCCACGCAGAGGACGGAAG GCGTCTCCACGTCGGATATAGTGGCCCGTATTGTCCGCGACTACGATATGTACGTGAGGCGAAATCTGGCCAGAGGCTACTCGGCCAAAGAGCTCAACGTCTCCTTCCTTAATGAGAAGAAATTCCGCCTTCAGAACAAGATGGACGAGCTCAAAGATCGGGGGAAGAAG GTCATAACAAATATCGGCGAAAAGAGGGTAGACATCCTCAGCAAATGGGAAGAGAAGTCCCGGGAGCTGATTGACGCATTTCTGCTTCTCTTCGGCCCCGATGGAAGACTCTCCAACATCTGGAATGAGTCCAAGGGTCGGCTGATGCAGGCCTTGAGTCAGCCACCTTCGCCGCAAGCATCCGAGAATGGAGATCCACATGAGAACAG GAGTTCCGAATCCCCTCCACCGATGAAGGCGAGGCGTTGCGATAACCTTTGGGATCCGCATGCAG ATGCATCGAGCTCTGACGGCGGTGGTGAACCGGAAGAGGCGTCACAGCGACAGCTGACCGACGACGGCTCCGACGACGACGACTACCAGGACCCGAGCCCTTACCTCACCTAG
- the LOC125061696 gene encoding uncharacterized protein LOC125061696 isoform X1, translating into MSSLRTSYTQFSIMVEFMEKNGDLSKCQNSPSGRLWTMKKWQELTDMLNSQGTREARSEEKWRKVWSDFKNNTKRKLAKITHSLQGRGGRPTTSKCLTELEQRALAITGILTTIGPATESFGSGECTIEVEEKNINPTFENLILVPTTTALVTDGADWNNSESSKDKDEESILPMSTMSPLRIKTSPKSSPPDSPQPYLQQKRKMDDRDDDEDEYLARRASSPKEETRERDRMYVELEKEKLYAELEKERIRQRDVELRQRDTALQLQAQWLELARSGLNILDKYLNDKK; encoded by the exons atgtCTAGTTTAAGAACAAGTTATACCCAGTTTTCGATTATGGTAGAGTTCATGGAGAA AAACGGGGATTTATCGAAGTGTCAAAATTCACCAAGTGGACGACTGTGGACAATGAAAAAGTGGCAAGAGTTAACAGATATGCTCAATAGTCAAGGTACTCGAGAAGCTCGTAGTGAAGAAAAATGGCGAAAA GTCTGGAgtgactttaaaaataatactaaaagaaAATTAGCTAAAATAACTCACTCTTTACAAGGCAGGGGTGGTAGACCGACCACAAGCAAATGTCTCACGGAACTAGAGCAAAGAGCTCTTGCAATTACTGGTATCCTAACAACTATTGGCCCAGCAACTGAAAGTTTTGGCAGT GGGGAATGCACTATAGAAGTGGAAGAAAAGAATATTAATCCTACTTTTGAGAACCTAATACTAGTTCCAACTACAACAGCCCTCG TTACAGATGGTGCAGATTGGAATAATTCTGAGTCCAGTAAAGATAAAGATGAAGAATCAATACTACCAATGTCCACCATGTCACCTCTAAGAATCAAAACTTCTCCAAAATCATCTCCTCCTGACTCTCCTCAACCATACCTTcaacaaaaaagaaagatgGATGACAGAGATGATGATGAAGATGAATATTTAGCTAGACGTGCATCTTCACCAAAGGAGGAAACCAGAGAGAGAGATAGGATGTATGTTGAGTTAGAGAAAGAGAAGTTGTATGCAGAGTTGGAAAAAGAAAGAATTCGTCAGAGGGATGTTGAGCTTCGACAACGTGATACTGCATTACAATTGCAAGCTCAGTGGTTGGAGTTAGCAAGATCAGGCTtgaatattttagataaatatttgaatgacAAGAAATAA
- the LOC125061697 gene encoding uncharacterized protein LOC125061697, translated as MNQYQTERRLCWCYGLLAVVLAVSVICTAIPYNHWRATLDVCPGSWLDNNNCGCIFFGASSSQYFTGGHNSYCLYAIFAPLPILVYALVMAFFHMYRVCINNIGLYEGDKSTGMEEIEGETIVVTTRTRVSQSVDGVIYCWIPTSSVAAVFALYNLIHAAIMTDGFFKTCQQYRGYLVREVRASGDQATVIHFRLACQAIFDFMDYIQKDAPNSRRGDYINTGVSLQIALIASWLGVILWVAISIYTAIRAYKERGVLTCCGN; from the exons ATGAATCAATATCAAACTGAAAGACGGCTCTGCTGGTGCTATGGGCTTTTGGCTGTAGTATTAGCGGTGTCAGTGATATGCACAGCCATCCCTTACAACCACTGGAGAGCTACACTAGATGTGTGTCCTGGGAGCTGGTTAGATAACAATAATTGTGGTTGTATTTTCTTTGGAGCGAGCTCATCACAATACTTCACTGGAGGTCATAACTCTTATTGTTTATATGCAATTTTTGCTCCATTACCCATATTAGTGTATGCTCTGGTGATGGCATTTTTTCACATGTATAGAGtctgtattaataatattggcTTGTACGAAGGAGACAAGTCTACTGGTATGGAAGAAAT agaAGGTGAAACAATTGTTGTAACAACTCGTACTAGAGTGTCACAGAGTGTTGATGGTGTAATATATTGCTGGATACCTACATCGAGTGTTGCGGCTGTATTTGCATTGTACAATCTGATTCATGCAGCCATTATGACTGACGGCTTCTTTAAGACATGTCAACAATATAGAGGATACCTTGTTAGG gAGGTTCGTGCATCTGGTGACCAAGCAACAGTGATACATTTCAGACTCGCTTGTCAAGCAATTTTTGACTTTATGGACTATATACAAAAGGATGCTCCAAATAGTCGTCGAGGTGATTACATAAACACTGGTGTATCTTTACAAATAGCATTGATAGCTTCATGGCTGGGGGTTATTTTGTGGGTGGCGATTTCCATTTATACTGCTATCAGGGCATATAAGGAACGTGGTGTTTTGACCTGTTGTGGAAATTAA
- the LOC125061700 gene encoding N-acetyltransferase 9, with protein sequence MKINSKTKIVSQNIILVPYTEKHVPKYHEWMKSEELQVLTASEPLTLEQEYDMQKLWQEDEDKCTFIILDKKKYEVDNNEIDAMIGDTNIFVKDLALGEIEIMIAEEAARGRKFGWEAVILMLIYGIDFIELKKYEAKISFSNERSINMFTKLGFKEESRSIIFNEITFAKTVTNEWCVSLKDNFKYVIKNYVD encoded by the exons ATGAAGATTAatagtaaaactaaaattgttagtcaaaatattattttagtaccATATACTGAGAAACATGTACCAAA GTATCATGAGTGGATGAAATCTGAGGAATTACAAGTATTAACTGCATCCGAACCACTTACATTAGAACAAGAATATGATATGCAAAAGTTATGGCAAGAAGATGAAGACA AATGCACTTTTATAATACttgataagaaaaaatatgaagTAGACAATAATGAGATAG ATGCCATGATAGgtgatacaaatatttttgtcaaGGATCTTGCTCTAGGAGAAATTGAAATAATGATTGCAGAAGAAGCTGCTAGAGGTAGAAAGTTTGGCTGGGAAGCTGTTATTTTGATGTTAATATATGGCAttgattttattgaattaaagaaatatgaagcaaaaatttcattttcaaatgAGAGaagtataaatatgtttactaAACTAGGATTTAAAGAGGAGTCGcgaagtattatatttaatgaaattacttTTGCTAAAACTGTAACAAATGAATGGTGTGTATCacttaaagataattttaagtatGTAATAAAGAATTATGTTGATTAA
- the LOC125061696 gene encoding uncharacterized protein LOC125061696 isoform X2, which produces MKKWQELTDMLNSQGTREARSEEKWRKVWSDFKNNTKRKLAKITHSLQGRGGRPTTSKCLTELEQRALAITGILTTIGPATESFGSGECTIEVEEKNINPTFENLILVPTTTALVTDGADWNNSESSKDKDEESILPMSTMSPLRIKTSPKSSPPDSPQPYLQQKRKMDDRDDDEDEYLARRASSPKEETRERDRMYVELEKEKLYAELEKERIRQRDVELRQRDTALQLQAQWLELARSGLNILDKYLNDKK; this is translated from the exons ATGAAAAAGTGGCAAGAGTTAACAGATATGCTCAATAGTCAAGGTACTCGAGAAGCTCGTAGTGAAGAAAAATGGCGAAAA GTCTGGAgtgactttaaaaataatactaaaagaaAATTAGCTAAAATAACTCACTCTTTACAAGGCAGGGGTGGTAGACCGACCACAAGCAAATGTCTCACGGAACTAGAGCAAAGAGCTCTTGCAATTACTGGTATCCTAACAACTATTGGCCCAGCAACTGAAAGTTTTGGCAGT GGGGAATGCACTATAGAAGTGGAAGAAAAGAATATTAATCCTACTTTTGAGAACCTAATACTAGTTCCAACTACAACAGCCCTCG TTACAGATGGTGCAGATTGGAATAATTCTGAGTCCAGTAAAGATAAAGATGAAGAATCAATACTACCAATGTCCACCATGTCACCTCTAAGAATCAAAACTTCTCCAAAATCATCTCCTCCTGACTCTCCTCAACCATACCTTcaacaaaaaagaaagatgGATGACAGAGATGATGATGAAGATGAATATTTAGCTAGACGTGCATCTTCACCAAAGGAGGAAACCAGAGAGAGAGATAGGATGTATGTTGAGTTAGAGAAAGAGAAGTTGTATGCAGAGTTGGAAAAAGAAAGAATTCGTCAGAGGGATGTTGAGCTTCGACAACGTGATACTGCATTACAATTGCAAGCTCAGTGGTTGGAGTTAGCAAGATCAGGCTtgaatattttagataaatatttgaatgacAAGAAATAA